One Gammaproteobacteria bacterium DNA window includes the following coding sequences:
- a CDS encoding GspE/PulE family protein, which produces MKKDNQHDHHLELSEIIKALFGDGLIKSTDLERLILKTRSQERFKFHPLVVIANQNLQCAKPPHRQLTLETLTVWLAKWSKLPYERIDPLKIDAASATSVMSHAYAERNKVLPLAIKKDEVIIATAEPYVTHWQSEITHILNKKITRVIANPIDISRYIVEFYTVSKSIIGATNDSKKASQNEITNLEQMLELGKKGQLDANDQHVISIVDWLLQFAFEQRASDIHVEPRREQGNIRFRIDGVLHLVYQMPTPVMAAVVSRIKILGRMDLAEKRRPLDGRLKTKSQDGSEIELRLATLPTAFGEKLVMRIFDPEILVKNFNSLGLVDDDLKSWESIIKQPNGIILVTGPTGSGKTTTLYSTLKHISSPDINICTVEDPIEMVVPEFNQMQVQSNIDLNFSDGVRALLRQDPDIIMVGEIRDQETAEMAIQAALTGHLVLSTLHTNDAASTLTRLLDIGIPSYLISSTLLGILAQRLIRTLCTHCKIEAPLDQALWDTLKQQWNIATPKTISIAKGCLECRNTGYSGRIGIYEILPMSSALGKLIQNHCDIEKIRQQALLDGMQPLRISGLKKVLAGQSTLEEVFRVSPPFKSE; this is translated from the coding sequence TTGAAAAAAGATAATCAACACGACCATCATTTAGAGTTGAGTGAAATAATCAAAGCACTATTCGGTGACGGCTTGATTAAAAGCACAGACCTTGAGCGACTTATTCTGAAAACACGCAGCCAAGAGCGATTTAAATTTCACCCGTTGGTGGTGATAGCCAATCAAAACCTGCAATGCGCAAAACCACCTCACAGACAGTTAACTCTGGAGACATTAACTGTCTGGCTCGCAAAGTGGTCCAAATTGCCTTATGAACGTATCGACCCATTAAAGATTGATGCCGCCAGTGCAACCTCTGTCATGTCACATGCCTACGCTGAGCGAAATAAAGTTTTACCGCTTGCGATCAAAAAAGATGAGGTCATCATTGCAACAGCAGAACCTTATGTCACACATTGGCAAAGTGAAATCACTCATATTTTAAATAAAAAAATTACCCGAGTTATCGCTAATCCCATTGACATTAGCCGCTATATTGTTGAATTTTACACCGTTTCAAAATCTATTATTGGTGCAACGAACGACTCAAAAAAAGCATCTCAAAATGAAATCACCAATCTGGAGCAAATGCTTGAACTGGGCAAAAAAGGCCAGCTTGATGCGAACGATCAGCATGTCATCAGCATTGTAGATTGGTTATTACAATTTGCTTTTGAGCAACGCGCCAGTGATATTCATGTTGAACCACGCAGGGAACAGGGCAATATTCGCTTTCGCATTGATGGTGTTTTACATCTGGTTTACCAAATGCCAACCCCCGTCATGGCCGCTGTTGTCAGCCGCATAAAAATTCTCGGACGAATGGATCTAGCAGAAAAGCGTCGCCCTCTGGATGGCAGGCTTAAAACAAAAAGTCAGGATGGCAGTGAAATTGAATTACGGCTCGCCACCCTACCCACTGCATTTGGTGAAAAATTAGTGATGCGTATTTTTGATCCTGAAATTCTGGTCAAAAATTTTAACAGCTTAGGTCTGGTTGATGATGACCTTAAATCTTGGGAGTCTATTATCAAGCAACCCAATGGCATTATTTTGGTGACGGGTCCGACGGGTTCTGGTAAAACTACAACACTTTATTCAACACTCAAACATATATCTTCACCCGATATTAATATCTGCACGGTTGAAGACCCGATAGAAATGGTTGTGCCTGAATTCAACCAGATGCAAGTGCAGAGCAATATTGATTTGAATTTTTCTGATGGTGTACGTGCATTGCTGCGTCAGGATCCTGATATTATTATGGTTGGAGAAATTCGAGATCAAGAAACGGCGGAGATGGCAATTCAAGCCGCTCTCACAGGACATTTAGTTTTATCGACACTTCATACCAATGATGCAGCATCCACCTTAACCCGCTTGCTTGATATCGGAATTCCATCCTACTTGATCAGCTCGACACTACTTGGGATTCTCGCTCAGCGACTGATTCGCACACTATGTACACATTGCAAAATAGAAGCACCTCTGGATCAAGCGCTATGGGATACACTCAAGCAGCAATGGAATATTGCTACACCTAAAACAATATCAATCGCCAAAGGTTGTCTGGAGTGCAGAAATACAGGTTATTCCGGCCGCATTGGCATTTATGAGATACTTCCCATGAGCTCTGCTTTAGGTAAGCTCATTCAAAACCATTGTGATATTGAGAAAATACGCCAACAGGCACTTCTTGATGGCATGCAACCGCTGCGTATTTCAGGGCTTAAAAAAGTGTTGGCGGGACAGTCAACATTAGAAGAGGTATTTCGTGTTTCCCCACCGTTTAAAAGTGAGTGA
- a CDS encoding glycosyltransferase, with protein sequence MKVAYILDVFPVLSETFVVREMLELRKLGVDLSIYSLHQRDHELTHSFVEELVTDTHYLPRKDKSHRPKILLSHVKLFLGHPKRYLSALALARKYGRKTMGEFFWGAYFIDQFKKTGITHIHAHFALDGSKYAMLISALTGTPYSFTIHAHDIFLKKHAETLVDKFNRAKFVASISRFNKRYVMEHYPEVNPDRFRFVHCGIEMDHFPLRDYKERDTLNILSTGRLVEQKGFRYLVEACGILKNEIGLDFTCNIIGEGVDRAELEEIIEQQKLRGTVHLLGAMEHSTVKDLLLEADLFAIPCVVTHDGTMDGIPVALMEAMAVGVPVISTRVSGIPELINDQVGKLVEQKDAKGMAQAIAKFAKLSHNDRIKMGQQARHVIDQEFNSATEAAKLLSYFKE encoded by the coding sequence ATGAAAGTCGCGTATATTCTGGATGTATTTCCCGTTTTATCTGAAACATTTGTTGTACGAGAAATGCTTGAGTTGCGCAAACTGGGGGTTGATTTATCGATCTATTCCCTACACCAACGAGATCATGAACTCACTCATAGCTTTGTTGAAGAGTTAGTGACAGATACCCACTACCTTCCCAGAAAAGACAAAAGCCATAGACCAAAAATTCTACTGTCACATGTCAAGCTATTTTTAGGTCATCCAAAACGCTACCTTTCAGCATTGGCATTAGCCCGTAAATACGGTAGAAAGACAATGGGTGAGTTTTTCTGGGGGGCCTATTTTATTGATCAGTTCAAAAAAACAGGCATCACACACATTCATGCCCATTTTGCTCTTGATGGTTCAAAGTATGCCATGCTGATCTCTGCACTCACAGGCACACCCTACAGCTTCACCATTCATGCCCATGATATTTTCCTTAAAAAACATGCCGAAACTTTGGTGGACAAATTCAATCGTGCCAAATTTGTAGCGTCTATATCTAGATTCAATAAGCGTTACGTGATGGAACACTACCCAGAGGTGAACCCTGACCGGTTCAGGTTCGTACACTGCGGCATCGAAATGGATCACTTTCCTTTACGAGACTACAAAGAACGAGACACATTAAATATTTTATCAACAGGCCGATTGGTTGAGCAAAAAGGTTTTCGCTATCTGGTTGAAGCGTGCGGCATACTCAAAAATGAAATAGGGCTCGACTTTACCTGCAACATCATTGGTGAAGGAGTTGATAGAGCCGAGCTGGAAGAGATCATTGAACAACAAAAACTAAGAGGCACTGTTCATCTATTGGGTGCAATGGAACACAGCACCGTTAAAGATCTGCTGCTGGAAGCAGACCTATTTGCGATACCTTGCGTCGTCACGCATGACGGTACGATGGATGGAATTCCAGTAGCACTCATGGAAGCCATGGCTGTTGGTGTACCCGTCATTTCCACACGTGTATCGGGTATACCTGAACTGATCAATGATCAAGTTGGAAAGCTGGTTGAACAAAAAGATGCTAAGGGAATGGCTCAAGCGATTGCTAAGTTTGCCAAACTATCTCACAACGATCGAATCAAAATGGGTCAACAGGCGCGACACGTCATTGATCAAGAGTTCAACTCAGCGACAGAAGCAGCCAAGCTACTGAGCTATTTCAAAGAGTGA
- the hslU gene encoding ATP-dependent protease ATPase subunit HslU, which produces MNQSMTPREIVQELDKHIIGQADAKRAVAIALRNRWRRSQVDEALRNEITPKNILMIGPTGVGKTEIARRVANIADAPFIKVEASKFTEVGYVGRDVESIIRDLVDIAIKQTRETEMRKVKRRAEDAAEERILDILLPPARGEESTDDESSTRQRFRKMLREGKLDDRDIDIEINMPAMGVEIMAPPGMEDMTNQLQSMFQNMSSSKTKSRRLPIKDAYKVLVDDEASKMMNDDEIKTRAVQSAEQNGIVFLDEIDKICKSSERSSGDVSREGVQRDLLPLVEGCTVTTKFGMIKTDHILFISSGAFHLSKPSDLIPELQGRLPIRVELQALNAKDFTRILTEPDASLVTQYKALLATEGVTLDITEDGVDKLAEVAWEVNERTENIGARRLHTVMERLLEDLSFEASDRQGENVRIDAKYVDDRLGELVKDEDLGRYIL; this is translated from the coding sequence ATCAATCAAAGTATGACCCCAAGAGAGATCGTCCAGGAATTGGACAAACACATCATCGGCCAAGCCGATGCCAAGCGCGCTGTCGCGATCGCATTGCGTAATCGCTGGAGACGTTCACAAGTCGATGAAGCACTTCGTAATGAGATCACACCCAAGAATATTCTGATGATTGGCCCAACTGGTGTTGGTAAAACTGAAATTGCCCGCCGTGTTGCCAATATTGCCGATGCGCCTTTTATTAAAGTAGAAGCCAGCAAATTTACGGAAGTCGGTTATGTCGGACGTGATGTTGAATCAATCATCCGCGATCTGGTTGATATCGCGATAAAGCAGACACGCGAAACCGAAATGCGTAAGGTCAAACGTCGGGCGGAAGATGCTGCGGAAGAGCGCATTCTCGATATTTTATTGCCACCGGCACGCGGTGAAGAGAGTACAGACGATGAGTCCTCAACACGCCAGCGTTTTCGTAAAATGTTGCGTGAAGGCAAGCTTGATGACCGTGATATTGACATTGAAATCAACATGCCTGCGATGGGCGTTGAAATCATGGCACCCCCTGGCATGGAAGATATGACTAATCAGTTGCAAAGCATGTTTCAAAATATGTCCAGCTCAAAAACAAAATCACGCCGCCTGCCTATCAAGGATGCTTATAAAGTACTCGTTGATGATGAAGCTTCAAAAATGATGAATGATGACGAGATCAAAACAAGAGCCGTACAAAGCGCCGAACAAAATGGCATTGTATTTCTTGATGAAATCGACAAAATTTGCAAAAGCAGCGAACGCAGCAGCGGCGATGTTTCTCGTGAAGGTGTGCAACGTGACCTGTTACCATTGGTCGAAGGCTGTACCGTCACCACCAAATTTGGCATGATCAAAACCGACCATATTCTGTTTATCTCCTCAGGCGCATTCCACCTATCTAAACCCTCTGATTTAATCCCAGAGCTGCAAGGCCGCCTGCCTATTCGAGTGGAGTTGCAAGCTCTGAACGCAAAAGATTTCACCCGAATCCTGACCGAACCAGATGCCTCATTAGTCACGCAATATAAGGCTCTGCTCGCCACCGAAGGTGTGACGCTGGATATTACCGAAGATGGCGTCGACAAACTGGCTGAAGTGGCCTGGGAAGTGAATGAGCGCACCGAAAATATTGGCGCACGTCGTTTGCATACTGTCATGGAACGTCTTCTGGAAGATCTCTCTTTTGAAGCATCTGACCGGCAAGGCGAAAATGTCCGCATTGATGCAAAATATGTAGACGATCGCTTGGGCGAACTTGTTAAAGATGAAGATTTAGGGCGCTATATTTTATAA
- the odhB gene encoding 2-oxoglutarate dehydrogenase complex dihydrolipoyllysine-residue succinyltransferase, whose amino-acid sequence MEIEIRVPTLPESVSDAVLLKWHKKEGDTIKRNESLVDIETDKVVLEIPAPADGVLQQIKIQDGADVSEDELIALLQSKGSESIDSSPSANSSNEHKSIDSDPFDLLRISPAAQSLIKKNRLDPAKIEATGNRGHIIKEDVLNYLKKQKTEATPISQVTEEKSPPPEEATLTNQKITERAEKRVPMTRLRARIAERLVEAQQNAAILTTFNEVNMQRIMSLRQEYKEPFEKEHGIKLGFMSFFVKACTAALKQYPVVNASVDAQEIIYHNYSDIGIAVSSPRGLVVPILRNAETMSLADIEKNISGLAIKSREGTLTMDDLSGGTFTITNGGVFGSLMSTPIINPPQSAILGMHKIQERPMAENGEVVIRPMMYLALSYDHRIIDGRDAVQFLVSVKASLEDPTRLLLEV is encoded by the coding sequence ATGGAAATTGAAATTCGTGTCCCGACACTACCAGAATCAGTCTCTGATGCCGTACTGCTCAAATGGCACAAAAAAGAGGGGGATACCATAAAGCGCAATGAGAGCCTTGTGGATATCGAAACCGACAAGGTTGTTCTGGAAATACCCGCGCCTGCTGACGGAGTTTTGCAACAGATTAAAATTCAGGATGGCGCTGATGTCTCTGAAGATGAATTGATCGCACTGCTACAATCAAAGGGGTCAGAGTCGATTGATTCTTCCCCTTCGGCAAACAGCTCCAACGAACATAAATCAATCGACTCTGACCCCTTTGATTTACTGCGAATTTCACCAGCTGCACAAAGCTTAATTAAGAAAAACAGACTCGATCCAGCAAAAATTGAAGCCACAGGTAATCGAGGCCATATTATAAAAGAAGATGTGCTCAATTATTTAAAAAAACAAAAAACAGAAGCGACCCCAATATCTCAAGTAACAGAAGAAAAATCACCACCACCTGAAGAAGCTACACTCACAAACCAAAAAATCACTGAACGTGCTGAAAAACGTGTTCCCATGACACGGTTACGCGCACGGATTGCCGAACGTCTGGTAGAAGCACAACAAAACGCGGCCATCTTAACAACCTTTAACGAAGTCAACATGCAACGCATCATGTCACTGAGGCAAGAATACAAAGAGCCTTTTGAAAAAGAGCATGGCATTAAGTTGGGATTCATGTCCTTTTTTGTAAAAGCTTGCACGGCGGCACTCAAACAATATCCCGTGGTCAATGCCTCTGTCGATGCCCAAGAGATCATTTACCACAACTACAGCGATATCGGAATCGCCGTCTCCTCACCGCGTGGTTTAGTCGTGCCTATTCTACGCAACGCTGAAACCATGAGCTTGGCAGATATTGAGAAAAATATTAGTGGCCTTGCTATCAAATCACGCGAAGGCACACTCACGATGGATGATCTCAGTGGCGGTACGTTCACCATCACCAATGGCGGCGTATTTGGCTCGCTGATGTCCACCCCCATTATTAATCCACCACAAAGCGCAATTTTGGGTATGCACAAAATTCAGGAGCGCCCCATGGCTGAAAATGGAGAGGTCGTGATCAGACCCATGATGTATCTGGCGCTCTCCTATGACCATCGTATTATTGATGGGCGTGATGCCGTACAATTTTTGGTCTCAGTGAAAGCATCACTGGAAGACCCTACCCGACTTTTGCTTGAGGTTTGA
- the xerC gene encoding tyrosine recombinase XerC — MQDWINKFISHLEGRYLSPHTISNYRRDLLKAFDFCKQQSITQWSEITPPHIRHLVITLHSKGLNGRSLQRQLSALRTFFNYLLKNGELESNPAIGIKAPKAARKLPKVLNTEQTTQLLDKEPTDNLSIRDFAIMELLYSSGLRVAELTQLDFEDVDLIDATVRVTGKGGKIRVVPIGRFARKAIQSWLIVRSTLIKKDEIAFFVGRRGTRLTTRAVQLRLKEWGIKQQLNVPLHPHMLRHSFASHLLESSGQIRAVQELLGHADLSSTQIYTHLDFQHLASVYDKTHPRAKKKKTNS, encoded by the coding sequence ATGCAAGACTGGATTAACAAATTTATATCACACCTCGAAGGTCGTTACTTATCACCTCACACTATCAGTAATTATCGACGCGACCTATTAAAAGCATTTGATTTTTGTAAGCAGCAATCAATCACACAATGGAGTGAAATCACACCGCCACACATACGCCACTTGGTTATCACACTGCACAGCAAAGGCTTAAATGGACGAAGCTTGCAGCGACAACTTTCTGCGCTTCGCACCTTTTTTAACTATCTGCTAAAAAATGGCGAACTTGAAAGCAACCCTGCAATCGGTATTAAAGCCCCAAAAGCAGCGCGTAAACTACCCAAAGTGCTCAATACTGAACAAACCACGCAACTACTAGATAAAGAACCTACGGATAATTTAAGCATTCGTGATTTCGCCATCATGGAGCTGCTCTACTCTTCAGGTCTGCGTGTCGCAGAGTTAACTCAATTAGATTTCGAAGATGTTGACCTTATTGATGCCACAGTGCGCGTCACTGGTAAAGGTGGGAAAATACGCGTCGTCCCTATCGGTCGTTTTGCACGTAAAGCGATTCAGAGCTGGCTTATCGTCCGCAGCACTTTAATTAAAAAAGATGAAATAGCATTTTTTGTGGGTCGTAGAGGCACTCGTCTTACAACACGCGCCGTACAACTGCGACTTAAAGAGTGGGGTATTAAACAGCAACTCAATGTTCCGCTACACCCTCATATGCTACGCCACTCCTTTGCCAGCCACCTGCTGGAATCCAGCGGTCAAATTCGAGCCGTACAAGAACTGCTCGGCCATGCGGACCTTTCATCCACACAAATTTATACCCACCTCGATTTTCAACACTTAGCATCGGTCTACGACAAAACACATCCACGCGCCAAAAAAAAGAAAACGAATTCATGA
- the nagZ gene encoding beta-N-acetylhexosaminidase, protein MSLGSLMVGISGLELTSIEKEILLHPLIGGVILFSRNYSSINQLKELTTNIHQLREPHLLIAVDQEGGRVQRFKEGFSSLPPVRCLGELYDLDAKRAKRLANTMGWLMAAELRSVGVDLSFAPILDLDHGVSQVIGDRAFHSNASVVSNLTHAYMSGMQKAGMAATGKHFPGHGSVVNDTHTSIATDERCFEDIAQKDMVAFERMIHYGMAAVMAAHVIYPQIDSKPAGFSSVWLQKILRQNLSFQGVIFSDDLGMEAAGYAGSIQDRAQAAIEAGCDMVLVCNTLDIIPELLDNLPDYNDPASHLRLARLHGRKGMEHNELCSSALWKQAVAAVSTLS, encoded by the coding sequence ATGTCTTTAGGGTCATTAATGGTTGGAATCTCGGGGTTAGAGTTAACCTCGATTGAGAAAGAAATATTGCTCCACCCATTGATTGGAGGAGTGATTTTATTCAGTCGTAACTACTCTTCTATCAATCAATTAAAAGAATTAACCACAAATATCCATCAGCTACGTGAACCTCATTTATTGATTGCTGTTGACCAGGAAGGTGGGCGTGTACAGCGTTTTAAAGAAGGTTTCAGCTCATTGCCACCGGTACGATGCTTGGGTGAGCTGTACGATTTAGATGCAAAACGTGCCAAACGGCTGGCAAACACGATGGGTTGGCTGATGGCCGCTGAACTGCGCAGTGTGGGTGTGGATTTGAGTTTTGCACCGATTCTGGATCTGGATCACGGTGTGAGTCAGGTGATTGGTGATCGTGCTTTTCATTCCAATGCTTCTGTGGTTTCCAATCTGACTCATGCTTATATGAGCGGCATGCAAAAAGCAGGAATGGCGGCTACAGGTAAACATTTTCCCGGCCATGGTTCAGTGGTGAATGATACCCATACTTCTATTGCAACGGATGAGCGTTGCTTTGAAGATATTGCTCAAAAAGATATGGTCGCTTTTGAACGCATGATTCACTATGGAATGGCCGCTGTGATGGCGGCGCATGTGATTTATCCTCAGATTGATTCTAAACCCGCGGGTTTTTCATCCGTCTGGTTGCAAAAAATATTACGCCAGAACCTGAGTTTTCAAGGAGTTATTTTCAGTGATGATTTGGGGATGGAAGCGGCAGGGTATGCTGGATCAATTCAAGACCGAGCGCAGGCTGCCATTGAGGCGGGCTGTGATATGGTTCTTGTGTGCAATACGTTAGATATTATTCCCGAACTGCTGGATAATTTACCCGATTACAATGACCCCGCTTCCCACCTGCGACTCGCGCGTCTGCATGGGCGAAAAGGTATGGAACACAATGAACTGTGCAGCAGCGCTCTGTGGAAGCAAGCCGTTGCTGCGGTTTCTACTCTTTCTTAA
- the lpdA gene encoding dihydrolipoyl dehydrogenase, which produces MSKSYDVIVIGAGPAGYVAAIRCAQLGLNTVCIDNWLNESGKSSLGGTCLNVGCIPSKALLESSEHYDQLLNQYSNHGIHAENISIDISTMQKRKQKIVDELTGGISALFKANKIKKISGHGRLLANKNVEIVPSEKGKKTTISAEHIILAPGSRPVKIAAAEQDDEKIVDSTGALAFQTVPKRLGIIGAGAIGLEVGTIWRRLGAEVVILEAQDSFLSTVDEQISRMALKQYKNQGLDIRLGACVTATKTHAQTVTITYRDSKGESTLKVDKLVVAVGRRPNSENIYASESGLLVNEGGFIHVNERCKTNLPGVYAIGDVVRGSMLAHKGSEEGVAVAETIAGLHRQVNYDIMPAVIYTQPEVAWVGRTEQTLRASEENIKIGTFPFAANGRARAMGDANGLVKIITHADTDRILGVHILGPHASELIAEATLAMEFSASAEDLIHTIHAHPTLSEAMHEAALAVDNRALHQVNKAIKKE; this is translated from the coding sequence ATGTCTAAATCTTACGATGTTATTGTCATTGGTGCAGGCCCTGCTGGTTATGTGGCTGCCATTCGTTGCGCTCAACTTGGTTTGAATACCGTTTGTATCGACAACTGGCTTAATGAAAGTGGAAAATCCAGCCTCGGTGGAACCTGCCTCAATGTAGGCTGCATTCCATCAAAAGCATTGCTGGAATCCTCAGAGCATTATGACCAGCTATTAAACCAGTATAGCAATCACGGCATTCACGCCGAGAATATCTCTATTGATATTTCTACTATGCAAAAGCGGAAGCAGAAAATTGTCGATGAACTGACCGGTGGTATCTCTGCACTTTTTAAAGCCAATAAAATAAAAAAAATCAGTGGTCATGGGCGATTATTAGCCAATAAAAACGTTGAAATTGTACCTTCAGAAAAAGGTAAAAAAACAACGATCAGTGCTGAGCACATCATTCTCGCACCGGGATCACGCCCAGTAAAAATTGCAGCCGCTGAGCAAGATGATGAAAAAATTGTAGATTCCACAGGGGCACTTGCTTTTCAAACCGTGCCTAAACGGCTCGGCATCATTGGTGCGGGAGCCATTGGCCTTGAAGTCGGCACTATCTGGCGACGACTCGGCGCTGAAGTGGTCATACTGGAAGCCCAAGATAGTTTTTTATCCACCGTTGATGAACAGATCAGCCGCATGGCACTTAAACAATATAAAAATCAGGGGCTGGACATTCGCTTAGGTGCCTGTGTGACTGCTACCAAAACACATGCTCAAACAGTCACGATCACCTACCGTGATTCCAAAGGTGAGTCGACACTCAAGGTGGATAAGCTTGTTGTTGCGGTGGGTCGTCGCCCCAACAGTGAAAATATCTATGCATCAGAGTCAGGTTTATTAGTGAATGAAGGGGGATTTATTCACGTTAATGAACGCTGTAAAACCAATCTCCCAGGTGTTTATGCCATTGGTGATGTTGTACGTGGCTCCATGTTGGCACACAAAGGATCAGAAGAAGGTGTCGCTGTGGCAGAAACCATCGCCGGACTTCATCGACAAGTGAATTACGACATCATGCCCGCAGTCATTTACACTCAACCTGAAGTCGCCTGGGTCGGTCGCACCGAACAGACACTTCGCGCTTCTGAAGAGAACATAAAAATTGGAACCTTTCCATTTGCAGCCAATGGAAGAGCACGAGCAATGGGGGATGCGAATGGACTGGTTAAAATCATAACCCATGCAGACACCGATCGTATTTTGGGTGTTCACATTTTGGGCCCCCATGCATCAGAGCTTATCGCAGAAGCGACATTAGCCATGGAGTTTTCTGCCAGTGCTGAAGATCTTATTCACACAATCCATGCACATCCAACGTTATCAGAAGCCATGCATGAAGCGGCATTGGCCGTGGATAACCGAGCATTGCACCAAGTTAATAAGGCTATTAAGAAAGAGTAG
- the hslV gene encoding ATP-dependent protease subunit HslV — translation MEQYRGTTILSVRRGNQVVIGGDGQVSLGNTIMKGNARKVRRLYHDKVIAGFAGGTADAFTLFERFEGKLEKHSGNLTRSAVELAKDWRTDRMLRRLEALLAVADHETSLIITGNGDVIEPENSLMAIGSGGAFAQSAAQALLENTELDARSIVEKGLAIAANICVYTNNNTTIETLTNE, via the coding sequence TTGGAACAATATAGAGGCACCACAATTTTATCGGTACGACGAGGTAATCAGGTCGTGATTGGTGGCGACGGTCAGGTTTCACTCGGCAATACCATCATGAAAGGCAACGCTCGCAAAGTACGGCGTTTATACCATGACAAAGTCATTGCTGGTTTTGCGGGCGGTACTGCCGATGCATTCACACTGTTCGAACGCTTTGAAGGTAAGCTGGAAAAACATTCAGGCAATTTAACTCGCTCAGCAGTCGAACTGGCTAAAGACTGGCGGACTGACCGTATGTTGCGCCGCCTTGAAGCGCTGCTAGCGGTTGCCGACCATGAAACTTCTCTTATTATCACAGGTAACGGTGATGTTATTGAGCCAGAAAATAGCTTGATGGCCATCGGTTCCGGTGGTGCGTTTGCTCAATCAGCGGCTCAAGCACTTCTGGAAAATACGGAACTGGATGCTCGCAGCATTGTCGAGAAAGGATTGGCTATCGCTGCTAATATCTGTGTTTACACCAATAACAACACTACCATCGAAACACTGACCAACGAATAA